In Euphorbia lathyris chromosome 10, ddEupLath1.1, whole genome shotgun sequence, a single genomic region encodes these proteins:
- the LOC136209417 gene encoding pectinesterase inhibitor 10-like: MEFRPPLLLLAVLVFHLRPASSAVPINGEDFIRKSCKASTYPDLCYSSLSPFGGQVQQDPGKLAGVAVSFCLSKVQVVKAYISSLSRKTTEPKLSASLKQCLENFDDAVDNIQKSVNRLKNGKSSGVIGDVQTWMSAALTDEDTCVDGFKNVPNGPVKKDVINRTAEVEKFNSIALAMINLYAHT; the protein is encoded by the coding sequence ATGGAATTCCGACCACCTCTCCTCCTCTTGGCAGTTTTAGTCTTCCATCTCCGGCCGGCTTCCTCCGCCGTTCCTATTAATGGTGAAGACTTCATCCGCAAAAGCTGCAAAGCATCAACGTATCCTGATCTCTGCTACTCTTCCCTGTCCCCATTCGGCGGTCAAGTCCAGCAAGATCCGGGGAAGCTTGCGGGTGTAGCAGTCTCATTTTGCCTCTCCAAAGTTCAGGTTGTGAAGGCCTACATATCCAGCCTCTCTCGTAAAACTACAGAGCCTAAGTTAAGCGCATCTCTCAAGCAGTGCTTGGAGAACTTCGATGACGCCGTAGATAATATCCAGAAATCAGTGAATCGGTTGAAAAATGGGAAATCCTCAGGCGTAATCGGCGACGTACAGACGTGGATGAGCGCTGCGTTAACCGATGAGGATACTTGTGTAGACGGTTTCAAGAACGTTCCGAATGGGCCGGTGAAGAAGGATGTGATTAATCGGACGGCGGAGGTGGAGAAGTTTAATAGTATTGCGTTGGCTATGATAAACCTTTATGCTCATACTTAA
- the LOC136209819 gene encoding pectinesterase, whose product MGKLSVSIFYAYFLSYSLGFVLVHASEKISSCAQTPHPRVCKHFLDLLQSKDETTPFSFRNQSILSSLNQAIEAHKKLSISMNTKSLDKKSKLALTDCLELYQDSIDLLNRSLISSNPTDSQTWLSAVIANQQTCENGFIDFKIGHRLKSFSFMTNFSKLISNSLAVNKDSGPFHARKIGGRRLLGFGGFPWWVSGGDRRLIETDARKGDMVVAQDGSGDYKTITEAVSAMGGKRKRSGRFVIYVKKGVYKENVEIKKSITNLMFIGDGIDATIVTANRNVNDGSTTFRSATFAVGGEGFIAKDMTFENTAGPEKHQAVALRSNSDKSVFYRCSFKGYQDTLYVNNNRQFYRNCDIYGTIDFIFGDARVILQSCNIYVRKPMSNQKNTVTAQGRKDTNENTGIIIQNSIVTAASDLRPVQGSIKTYLGRPWQKYSRTVIMKTNLDKIIQPAGWFPWKGNFALSTLFYGEYMNTGSGAGTRGRVKWPGYHVITKASDAAMFTVGNILDGGSWIRAGGVPVNFGL is encoded by the exons ATGGGGAAGCTTTCTGTATCCATTTTTTATGCCTACTTTCTATCTTATTCACTTGGTTTCGTTCTCGTTCATGCTTCTGAGAAAATAAGTTCATGCGCCCAAACACCACACCCTCGTGTTTGCAAACATTTCCTCGATCTCTTACAATCAAAAGATGAAACAACACCTTTCTCTTTCCGAAATCAATCTATACTTTCATCTCTGAATCAAGCCATTGAAGCTCATAAAAAGCTTTCAATATCTATGAACACCAAATCACTCGATAAGAAATCTAAATTAGCATTAACCGACTGTTTAGAACTCTATCAAGATTCAATAGACCTTCTTAATCGTTCATTAATCTCTTCCAATCCCACAGATTCACAAACATGGCTAAGTGCAGTTATTGCCAATCAACAAACTTGCGAAAACGGGTTTATTGATTTTAAAATAGGCCATCGTTTGAAGTCTTTTTCATTTATGACTAATTTCTCTAAATTGATTAGCAATTCTCTTGCTGTTAATAAGGATTCGGGACCATTTCATGCCAGAAAAATCGGTGGCCGGAGATTGTTGGGGTTCGGGGGATTCCCTTGGTGGGTTTCGGGTGGTGACCGGAGACTTATAGAGACGGATGCTCGGAAGGGGGATATGGTGGTGGCACAAGATGGATCGGGTGATTATAAGACAATAACGGAGGCAGTTAGTGCAATGGgtgggaaaaggaaaagaagtgGTAGATttgttatatatgttaaaaaAGGTGTTTATAAAGAGAATGTGGAGATTAAGAAATCGATTACCAATTTAATGTTTATCGGAGATGGGATTGATGCTACTATTGTTACGGCTAACCGGAATGTTAATGATGGTTCTACTACATTTCGTTCTGCCACTTTTG CGGTCGGCGGTGAAGGTTTCATAGCAAAGGACATGACATTCGAGAACACAGCCGGACCAGAAAAACACCAAGCAGTAGCCCTCCGATCAAACTCCGATAAGTCAGTTTTCTACAGGTGCAGTTTCAAAGGATATCAAGACACATTATACGTAAACAATAACCGGCAATTCTACCGGAACTGCGACATATATGGAACAATAGATTTCATATTCGGCGACGCCAGAGTTATATTACAAAGTTGCAACATTTATGTAAGAAAACCGATGAGCAACCAGAAAAACACGGTGACAGCACAAGGAAGAAAAGACACAAACGAGAACACAGGGATAATTATCCAAAATTCAATTGTGACAGCAGCTTCTGATCTGAGACCAGTTCAGGGATCGATTAAAACTTATTTGGGTCGGCCATGGCAGAAATATTCAAGAACAGTGATTATGAAGACTAATTTGGATAAGATTATTCAGCCTGCAGGTTGGTTTCCGTGGAAAGGTAATTTTGCTTTGAGCACTCTTTTTTATGGTGAGTATATGAATACTGGAAGTGGAGCAGGTACTAGAGGGAGAGTTAAATGGCCTGGATACCATGTTATAACAAAGGCCTCCGATGCTGCAATGTTTACCGTCGGTAACATTTTAGACGGAGGTTCTTGGATCCGGGCCGGCGGAGTGCCTGTTAATTTTGGGTTGTAG